From Pan troglodytes isolate AG18354 chromosome 11, NHGRI_mPanTro3-v2.0_pri, whole genome shotgun sequence, the proteins below share one genomic window:
- the DBH gene encoding dopamine beta-hydroxylase, translating to MPALSRWASLPGPSVREAAFMYSTAVAVFLVILVAALQGSAPRESPLPYHIPLDPEGSLELSWNVSYTQEAIHFQLLVRRLKAGVLFGMSDRGELENADLVVLWTDGDTAYFADAWSDQKGQIHLDPQQDYQLLQVQRTPEGLTLLFKRPFGTCDPKDYLIEDGTVHLVYGILEEPFRSLEAINGSGLQTGLQRVQLLKPNIPEPELPSDACTMEVQAPNIQIPSQETTYWCYIKELPKGFSRHHIIKYEPIVTKGNEALVHHMEVFQCAPELDSVPHFSGPCDSKMKPDRLNYCRHVLAAWALGAKAFYYPEEAGLAFGGPGSSRYLRLEVHYHNPLVIEGRNDSSGIRLYYTAKLRRFNAGIMELGLVYTPVMAIPPRETAFILTGYCTDKCTQLALPPSGIHIFASQLHTHLTGRKVVTVLVRDGREWEIVNQDNHYSPHFQEIRMLKKVVSVHPGDVLITSCTYNTEDRELATVGGFGILEEMCVNYVHYYPQTQLELCKSAVDAGFLQKYFHLINRFNNEDVCTCPQASVSQQFTSVPWNSFNRDVLKALYSFAPISMHCNKSSAVRFQGEWNLQPLPKVISTLEEPTPQCPTSQGQSPAGPTVVSIGGGKG from the exons ATGCCCGCCCTCAGTCGCTGGGCCAGCCTGCCCGGCCCCAGCGTGCGGGAGGCAGCCTTCATGTACAGCACAGCAGTGGCCGTCTTCCTGGTCATCCTGGTGGCCGCACTGCAGGGCTCGGCTCCCCGTGAGAGCCCCCTCCCCTATCACATCCCCCTGGACCCAGAGGGGTCCCTGGAGCTCTCATGGAATGTCAGCTACACCCAGGAGGCCATCCATTTCCAGCTCCTGGTGCGGAGGCTCAAGGCTGGCGTCCTGTTTGGGATGTCCGACCGTGGCGAGCTTGAGAACGCAGACCTCGTGGTGCTCTGGACCGATGGGGACACTGCCTATTTTGCG GACGCGTGGAGTGACCAGAAGGGGCAGATCCACCTGGATCCCCAGCAGGACTACCAGCTGCTGCAGGTGCAGAGGACCCCAGAAGGCCTGACCCTGCTTTTCAAGAGGCCCTTTGGCACCTGCGACCCCAAGGATTACCTCATTGAG GACGGCACTGTCCACTTGGTCTACGGGATCCTGGAGGAGCCGTTCCGGTCACTGGAGGCCATCAACGGCTCGGGCCTGCAGACGGGGCTGCAGAGGGTGCAGCTCCTGAAGCCCAATATCCCCGAACCGGAGTTGCCCTCGGACGCGTGCACCATGGAGGTCCAAGCTCCCAATATCCAGATCCCCAGCCAGGAGACCACGTACTGGTGCTACATTAAGGAGCTTCCAAAGGGCTTCTCTCGGCACCACATTATCAAG TACGAGCCCATCGTCACCAAGGGCAATGAGGCCCTCGTCCACCACATGGAAGTCTTCCAGTGCGCCCCCGAGCTGGACAGCGTCCCCCACTTCAGCGGGCCCTGCGACTCCAAGATGAAACCCGACCGCCTCAACTACTGCCGCCACGTGCTGGCCGCCTGGGCCCTGGGCGCCAAG GCATTTTACTACCCAGAGGAAGCCGGCCTTGCCTTCGGGGGTCCAGGGTCCTCCAGATATCTCCGCCTGGAAGTTCACTACCACAACCCACTGGTGATAGAAG GACGAAACGACTCCTCAGGCATCCGCTTGTACTACACAGCCAAGCTGCGGCGCTTCAACGCGGGGATCATGGAGCTGGGACTGGTGTACACGCCAGTGATGGCCATTCCACCACGGGAGACCGCCTTCATCCTCACTGGCTACTGCACGGACAAGTGCACCCAGCTG GCACTGCCTCCCTCCGGGATCCACATCTTCGCCTCTCAGCTCCACACACACCTGACTGGGAGAAAGGTGGTCACAGTGCTGGTCCGGGACGGCCGGGAGTGGGAGATCGTGAACCAGGACAATCACTACAGCCCTCACTTCCAG GAGATCCGCATGTTGAAGAAGGTCGTGTCGGTCCATCCG GGAGATGTGCTCATCACCTCCTGCACGTACAACACGGAAGACCGGGAGCTGGCCACAGTG GGGGGCTTTGGGATCCTGGAGGAGATGTGTGTCAACTACGTGCACTACTACCCCCAGACGCAGCTGGAGCTCTGCAAGAGCGCTGTGGACGCCGGCTTCCTGCAGAAGTACTTCCACCTCATCAACAG GTTCAACAACGAGGACGTCTGCACCTGCCCTCAGGCGTCCGTGTCTCAGCAGTTCACCTCTGTTCCCTGGAACTCCTTCAACCGCGATGTACTGAAGGCCCTGTACAGCTTCGCGCCCATCTCCATGCACTGCAACAAGTCCTCAGCCGTCCGCTTCCAG GGTGAATGGAACCTGCAGCCCCTGCCCAAGGTCATCTCCACACTGGAAGAGCCCACCCCACAGTGCCCCACCAGCCAGGGCCAAAGCCCTGCTGGCCCCACCGTTGTCAGCATTGGTGGGGGCAAAGGCTGA